A window of the Cannabis sativa cultivar Pink pepper isolate KNU-18-1 chromosome X, ASM2916894v1, whole genome shotgun sequence genome harbors these coding sequences:
- the LOC115720818 gene encoding uncharacterized protein LOC115720818 yields MDPTIATYVEEIGFEKWARPYCPGDRYNIMTSNVAESFNKASKCTTPLATTFENDLKEQHKDGMFRSFLCNGAQLFNVGTSPQGEKGGDVDLVERTCTCALFQSLKIPCPHACAAAVSQNASVYALFSPYYTKETWKKIHDATINIVREEDKWVLPEHIKNIRIGVPVEKKSVGQSRKINAGRRSTKRRPSNSQVLVEPRHCSLCGGAGHNRATCKARV; encoded by the exons ATGGACCCTACCATTGCTACATATGTCGAGGAAATAGGGTTTGAAAAGTGGGCTCGTCCTTATTGTCCAGGCGATCGGTACAACATAATGACAAGCAACGTTGCCGAAAGCTTCAACAAG GCAAGTAAGTGCACTACTCCTTTGGCTACTACTTTTGAAAATGATTTAAAGGAACAACACAAAGATGGTATGTTCAGGAGTTTCCTTTGTAATGGTGCCCAATTGTTTAACGTTGGTACGAGTCCTCAAGGTGAGAAAGGTGGTGATGTGGACTTAGTGGAGAGAACATGCACTTGCGCACTTTTCCAATCGCTCAAAATCCCTTGTCCCCATGCATGTGCTGCAGCAGTTAGTCAGAATGCGAGCGTGTACGCACTTTTCTCTCCATATTACACAAAAGAAACGTGGAAGAAGATCCACGATGCCACAATTAATATTGTTCGCGAGGAGGATAAGTGGGTACTACCAGAACACATCAAGAACATAAGAATTGGGGTACCAGTGGAAAAAAAATCAGTAGGTCAGTCTAGGAAGATTAATGCAGGTAGAAGATCGACGAAGCGTCGACCGTCTAATAGTCAAGTGTTAGTGGAACCTCGTCATTGTTCGCTATGTGGCGGTGCAGGGCACAATAGAGCTACAtgtaaagctcgagtttga